The genomic stretch GATTTGCAACAGATGGGTTCAATCCatttggtgatttatcaaacTCGTATAGCATGTGGCCAGTGTTGCTAATGCCATATAACATGTCACCATGGAGATGTATGAAACAGAAATTCTTAATGATGACATTACTAATTCCAGGACGTCATTCTCCAGGTAAAGACATAGATGTCTATTTAGGACTTTTGATCGATGAGCTTAAGGAACTATGGGAAAATGGTGTACGTACTTTTGatattatcaataaagaatattTTACCATGCGTGCTGCAGTATTGTGGACaataaatgattttccagcatatgaaCCTGTATCTGGGTATAGCACTCAAGGGTATAAGGCTTGTCCTGCTTGTCAAGATGACACATCTTCATTtcaaataagaagaaaaatatgttttattgGTCATCGTCGATATTTGTGTCTAAATCACGAATGACGCAATGATAGAGAGTATGATGGTACAACTGAAAGACGTCTACCTCCAAAATTTTAGCAGgatatgaaatcttagataaATTAAAAGGTGTGTGGAAATGTAGGCCAGGTAAAAATGATAAGATCATTAAGGGCGATAAGCAACAAATGAATGATTCATGTTATGAAAACAAAACGAACTGGAAGCGAAAAAGTATATTTTGGGAGTTAGAATATTGGCCTAAATTAAAACTAAGACATAACTTGGATGTGATGCATATTGAGAAAAATATATGTGATAGTGTGGTTGGTACAATATTTAGTATCGATGGGAAGTCTAAAGATACTGAAAATGCAAGACTTGATTTACAAGACTTAAATATTCGTAAGCAGCTACACATGAAAAAGAAGGGGAATAACTGGTTGAAACCAGTAGCATGTTATACGTTATCAGCGAAGGAACGACAAGAATTTTGTACGTTTATAAAGTCTGTAAAATTTCCTGATGGATATGCAGGAAATATTTCTCAAAATATTAACATGAAGgatgggaaattatttgggttgaaaagtcatgattgccaTATCTTGTTACAGAGGTTGTTACCTATTGGACTAAGgccatatttgaaaaagaaagtgATGGATGTAATTGTTGAGTTGTCGTTATTCTTCAAAAAGCTATGTGCGAGGACAATATATGTGAAATACTTAGATGAATTGGAAGAGGGCATTGTGTTCACGCTATGTAAATTAGAAAGTATTTTTCCTCCTGCTTTCTTCGATGTGATGATACATCTTGCGGTGCACCTGCCATTAGAAGCTAAGTTAGGTGGTCCAGTACAAATGAGATGGATGTATTCGATCGAAAGGTAATATAAATTACAACTTAAATTATTGTATAATCATTGAAGAcaatatttttattactatttattAAGAACATAATAATTTTAAGGGAATTaggtcatttgaaaaaatatgtaAAGAGCAAAGCCTGACCTGAAGGTTCCATTGCTGAAGGATACGTTATTACTGAGGCATTAAATTTTTGTTCAATGTATCTTCGTGGAATAGAAACACACTTTAATCTTCCGGATCATAATCCTTAACACCTTGTAATTATAAAACAATCTCTCCTATCTATATTCAACATGCCTACAAGACCGTTTGGAAGACAATCATCTATCACATTGACTCAAGATCAACGAGACCAAGTACAATGATACATTTTAAATAATTGTCCTGAGTTAGAATCATACTTAACGTAAGTTTATTGCTTTTTATTTTCCTAATTCTAACACATTTATGTTTtagaataaaattaatatttcaagTGCTTATTATGAAAACAGTGAACATAGATTATTCTTACAATCAAAAGGAATTTAGGATATTGATCAAGTGCAAAAGAATGAATTTTCAACTTGGTTTGAAAATAAAGTAAGTTTAAAATATCTTTGTttgatattttaaatttattatgcgCTCTCATTTTACATTTACAATATGTTATCGTGATCacagataaaaaaaatgaatgaaacatCATCCGGTGAAGCACAAGAAGATCTGTATGCAATTGCAATGCAACTAGATTATTTGGTTTGTACATATGCTGGTtgtatttgtaatgacccactaatctagactcttggaccattatcgaactatacatacaaatttcttactaaaacatacatttgcgaaaataccataatttattataaacttgtagaaacaaaggttactttcataaaaataagtaggatatgggtacccattgtctttaaaacaaaaataacttgaaatgaaaagagttacatagaaaatgcggaaaatacatgtaaaaccataaaaaaaaaagtaaaatgagactacatcctcgaattgaataacgctcgaccccttgactccattcaccatcgatacacatcctctaagcgtcacgaatcttaccgcctctaaagctattttcctgcacataaaacaaaaaggaatgagcctaatgcccagcaaggaaaatctaacacatagtcataaacataaatttcatgataaatgtaaagacatatcataacacttaatacatacacttattataatggccattattacttggggtcccatagactaaacaagcttatgcccatgagattagtggggtcctactagctaagtaggcatatgcccataatcttttttggggtcttgttagtcaaatagggcataagcccaagcctacaaacatacatattcataacacatttaataacataaaacataagataacataagcatataacatattgattctagcctattttccttaccaaagttaccgggatatgtggactgagttgggactttttggaacactcctaataaccattaaaaagagtgagtctaaagaagaaaagcgatgaaatgaaagggatggaaagactaaaccattgaaagttacacttaccaaaacttatgtgcccaagagcttagatttcctaaccaaaataaaatggggttaggagactgagtagaagattaagagaagggaaaataacttcaaacaaatgaactagagttttggttacctcaaagacttgtaagatcaaattacaccacaaccgaaatactatagaacctcacttcccaatgtgtttgataagcttatgatgtttaagcttatgattttcccaaaccaggtgtttacactctcacactcacttaacactagcagcttctgaacttagagcaaaaggtgaataatggctgggtactaggtcctatttatagagtttgggaatgaaagtatcttgattttacttgaataaaaataatggctttttaggtgaaaataatttgaataatcgttcagtagaggctgaagactcgttcaaaagatgctggacttttgaagaagtttgaatggctgaaaggaaaagaattcaaaaaatgtttgaatttatgctggaggaggcgatatatcgcccctgtaggcgatatatcgcctgggtcagtatgcccgaggcgaccgtgcatcgtctcgtgctttccgtatctacgtgctgcgatatatcgccccctatagctgtgatatatcggcacacgttgaatatttaaacagccttgaatggagtaaacagccttgactaagccttcaacgtattcaaagctgctgactgaccctataacattcaaactttactccttattaaatttaatcctaaaaaatacttaatccttaatcaccattcataacatgtgcttaaaatcctattggttgatatctaaaccttatagtacaataaatataatccttaatatcagtcatattaatcaaccttaggttaaaattaatattcttaaactataggttaaacttagaaaatctataagtactactatgagtgtccaaataattcccggtctgaaccaaaaatccacagtaacaaagataatactaaacatactataatactactaaacaattagctaagtaaagttcttggactctacaattctcccctactaaaaagaatttcgtcctcgaaatttacttaccaaataactctggataccgatcttgcatgtcctcctccaactcccacgttgccccgtgttcagaactattgctccataggactttgactataggaaagctcttggaccgtaactgcttcatccctctatctaggatgctaatcggtcgttcctcataacttaagtctttctgcagcgctatggtatcgtacttgaggacgtgagatgggtctgacacatacttgcgtaacatcgagatgtggaagacgttgtgactatcggctagtgctggcggtagggctagtttATAAgctactggtcccactttgtccaatatctcaaaaggacctataaatcggggactaagtttgcctttcttcccgaaccgcttgacacctttcataggagatatcttcaggaagacttgatctccaacttggaactccacatcgcgtcgcttggtatccgcatagcttttctgtcggctttgagaagcaagcatacgctgtctaataagcgctactgcttcttgagcttatctaacagcttcaggccctagaagctgcctttctcctacctcgtcccagtgcaacggtgatcgacaccttcttccatatagtaactcataaggtgccattccgatcgttgactggtagctgttgttgtatgagaattcgatcagcggtaagtacttgttccacgatcctctgaaatcaagtatacacgctcgtagcatatcctctaagatctgaattgtacgctcggactgcccatctgtctgaggatggaaagttgtactaagacttaacttagtacccatggcttgttgtaagcttctccaaaatcttgacataaacaccgatcctctatctgacactatcgtcttggggattccatgcaatcgtacaatctcttggatgtagatgtctgcatattggtctgccgtatatgaagtcttaacaggcagaaaatgagccgacttggttagtctatctatgactatccaagcgaaatcttgctgcttattcgtctttggcagacccgtcacgaagtccatggctatatcgtcccacttccattccggtatgctaagcggctgcaataatcctgcaggccgctgatgctccgccttcacttgctggcatacaagacacttagatacatactctgctatctccttcttcatccttggccaccaatagactgccttgatgtcatgagtcatcttggtagaccctggatgaactgagtatggggtgttgtgcgcttcctCCAGaattgtcttcttaatactttgatcatttggcacgcatacccgatccttatatcacaATAAGCCTttgctagatattgagaaatcggtattcttgccttctctgactgcttccatataTGCTGCTAGTGATTCATCATGTCTCTGCCcaatccgtatgtcttctagcagattcgattggatagacaagttagccatcTTGCCTACAATCACTTCAAttctggcactgataagctcctgttgtagcgacttttctattccagataagGCTGCCAAATTCCCATAGCtattcctactaagcgcatcggcaactacgttcgccttccctgggtggtataggatttcacagtcgtaatccttgactaactccaaccaccggcgctgcctcatgttaagctccttctgagtaaagaagtattttaaactcttgtggtccatataaatctcgcaccgttctccgtaaagataatggcgccagatttttaacgcaaagaccaccgctgccaactccatatcgtgagttggatagcgttgctcatactcctttaactgacgtgaggcataggctatcaccttgtcgttttgcatcagcacgcatcccaatcctagcgttgatgcatcgcagtagacaacgaacttatcgttgggtgttgggacactatgTACTGGTGTtcagcaaagcttatccttaagcaactggaagctttcctcacactaatcattccagttaaacttttgttgcttccgggtcaggttggtaagtggagtggctatcttagaaaaaccctctaaaaacttcctataataacctgatAACCCTAAGacgcttcttacttctgacgcgttctttggtctaggccaatccttcacggcctctaccttcgatggatctactgcaactccgtcttttgatatgatgtgcccgaggaacgccacttgcgaaagccaaaattcgcatttcttgaacttggcgtagagttgatgctccttcaatcgcgtcaaaatcagccttaagtgttcctcgtgctctacttcatccttggagtaaataaAAATGTCgccgatgaacacaacgacgaatttatccaagtagtctttgaagaccctattcattaagtccataaacgtggctggcacattagtaagaccaaaagacataaccaagaactcgtaatgtccataacgagtcctaaaggctgtcttaggaatatcttctccctttaccttgagctgatgataccaggaccgtaaatcgatcttagaaaatatagttgcgcctcggagttgatcaaaaaaatcatcaatccgaggtagcgggtatttgttcttaatcgttacgtTGTTCaactcacggtagtctatgcacattcgcatactcccatccttcttcttcacgaatagtaccggagctccccatggtgaatggcttggcctaatgaaacccaagtctaggagttcttgtagctgtgtctttaactccttgagttccgtaggtgccatctgatatggtgccttagagataggctcggtgtctggtactaattctatcgtgaagtctatttctctagttggcggcaatcctggcaagtcatcggggaaaattTATGGAAATTCTTGAATAACctgaacatctccaaccttaagcggcgtctcattctccacattcgtgatgctagctaagaatgcttggcatcctttctccatcattctctgagctttgagagatgacactaacagggtgcgtagtcctgaagcttgtcccatgaagtacagtttctggccgtcaggagtctcgaacatcaccttcttggaacactcctaaaaccataagaaagagtgagtctaaagaagaaaggagatgaaatgaaagggatggaaagactaaaccattggaGGAACATGCTTActgaaacttatgtgctcaagaacttagattccctaaccaaaatgaagattaaggttagagattgagtagaagactatgagaaagaaaataacataatacagaaatgaactagagttttggctacctcaaagacttgaaagaccaatctactcctcaaccgaaatactatagaacctcacttcccaaagtgtttgataagcttatgattttcccaaaccaggtgtttacactctcacactcacttaacactagcagcttctgaacttagagcaaaaggtgaataatggctgggtactaggtcctatttatagagtttgggaatgaaagtatcttgattttacttgaataaaaataatggctttttaggtgaaaatcatttgaataatcattcagcagaggctgaagactcgttcaaaagatactggacttatggaggagtttgaatggctgaaaggaaaagaattcaaaagtgtttgaatttatgctggaggaggcgatatatcgccccctacaggcgatatattgcctggaccattgttcccgaggcgaccgtgcatcgtctcgtgttttccgtatctatgtgctgcgatatattgccccctatagctgcgatatatcggcatacgctgaatatttaaacacgaaattacacatttttagctaagtttgaatggagtaaacagccttgactaagccttcaacgtattcaaagctgctgactgaccctataacattcaaactttacccttatttaatttaatcctcaaaaatagttaatccttaattacccattcataacatgtgcttaaaatcctattggttgatatctaaaccttataatataacaaatattatccttaatatcagtcatataatcaaaccttaggttatacttaatattcttaaactataggttaaacttagaaaatctataagtactactatgagtgtccaaataattcccggtcttaaccaaaaatccacaataacaaagataatactatacatactataatactactaaataattagctaagtaaagttcttggactctacaattctcccctactaaaaagaatttcgtcctcgaaatttacttaccaaataacttcggataccggccttgcatgtcctcctccaactcccacgttgcctcgcgttcagaactattgctcaaTAGGaatttgactataggaaagctcttggaccgtaactgcttcatccctctatctaggatgataatcggtcgttcctcgtaactcaagtccttctggagcgctatcgtatcgtacttggggacgtgagatggatctgacacgtacttgcgtaacatcgagatgtggaagacgttgtgactatcggctagtgctggcggtagggctagtctataagctactggtcccactttgtccaatatctcaaaaggacctataaatcggggactaagcttgcctttcttccagaaccgcttgacacctttcataggagatatcttcaggaagacttgatctccaacttggaactccacatcgcgtcgcttggtatccgcatagcttttttgtcggctttgagcagcaagcatacgctgtctaataagcgctactgcttcttgagcttgtctaacagcttcaggccctagaagctgcctttctcctacctcgtcccagtgcaatggtgactggaaccttcttccatatagcaactcataaggtgccatcccgatcgtcgactggtagctgttgttgtatgagaattcgatcagcggtaagtacttgttccacgatcctctgaaatcaagtatacacgctcgtagcatatcctctaagatctgaatcgtacgcttggactgcccatctgtctgaggatggaaagctgtactaagacttaacttagtacccatggcttgctgtaagcttctccaaaatcttgacgtaaacactgatcctctatctgacactatcgttttggggattccatgcaatcgtacaatctcttggatgtagatgtctgcatattggtctgccgtatatgaagtcttaacaggcagaaaatgagccgacttggttagtctatctatgactatccaagcggaatcatgctgcttattcgtctttggcagacccgtcacgaagtccatggctatatcgtcccacttccattctggtatgctaagcggttgcaataatcctgcaggccgctgatgctccgccttcacttgctggcatacaagacacttagatacatactctgctatctccttcttcatccctggccaccaatagact from Humulus lupulus chromosome 5, drHumLupu1.1, whole genome shotgun sequence encodes the following:
- the LOC133779997 gene encoding uncharacterized protein LOC133779997, whose product is MCGWTNKSFDLLLDLLWKAFPKDNKIPRSYYEAKKMLRDLVLGYETIHVCEFDCALYWKENKNAERCPICGHERYKFQGTKGKKIPNKRMQYFPITPRLQRLFMSRHTSSDMRWHMEERVDTAGVLRHPTNAEVWKNFDRQYPDFAKESRNVRLGFATDGFNPFGDLSNSYSMWPVLLMPYNMSPWRCMKQKFLMMTLLIPGRHSPGKDIDVYLGLLIDELKELWENGVRTFDIINKEYFTMRAAVLWTINDFPAYEPVSGYSTQGPGKNDKIIKGDKQQMNDSCYENKTNWKRKSIFWELEYWPKLKLRHNLDVMHIEKNICDSVVGTIFSIDGKSKDTENARLDLQDLNIRKQLHMKKKGNNWLKPVACYTLSAKERQEFCTFIKSVKFPDGYAGNISQNINMKDGKLFGLKSHDCHILLQRLLPIGLRPYLKKKVMDVIVELSLFFKKLCARTIYVKYLDELEEGIVFTLCKLESIFPPAFFDVMIHLAVHLPLEAKLGGPVQMRWMYSIER